A genomic stretch from Spongiibacter nanhainus includes:
- a CDS encoding cytochrome c — MGLSRQLIYALCGVTALLVVLSAYATMGGLRAGDALPAPRLESLNASVESGRYLARAGNCYACHTSDGSEPYSGGVAFHTPFGTLYSTNITPDRRTGLGEWKFADFYRAMKLGIGKEGQHLYPAFPYTNYAKLNDADIGSLYLFLQSREPVHAPARPNELDFPFSQRQMLAGWKWLYHDDSAFTPESSKSAVWNRGAYLVEGPGHCGACHTPRNALGAEQTELAFSGGIQMAKTKLGQYRRWSAVNLTSDGSGLASWSVKDIVDYLKTGKSDKSIVHGPMREVVMHSTRYLTESDLRAMAIYLKDLPARRLGSGPKATEQQLQSGELVYTVHCGSCHLPTGLGAEGLGVTLHQNPIIQAADPSSLINVILYGPHLPGPPFSVDRSPMKMFGKRLSDEDIAAVASYLRANFNNDAGAVTSEQVNVQR; from the coding sequence GTGGGACTTTCGCGTCAACTGATATACGCGCTTTGCGGCGTCACAGCACTGCTGGTGGTGTTAAGCGCCTACGCGACGATGGGAGGCTTGCGCGCCGGTGATGCTCTTCCTGCGCCCCGGCTGGAGTCCCTCAATGCATCGGTCGAAAGCGGTCGTTATCTGGCGCGGGCCGGCAATTGCTACGCCTGCCATACCAGCGACGGCAGCGAGCCCTATTCGGGCGGGGTAGCCTTTCACACACCTTTCGGTACGCTGTATTCCACCAACATTACTCCAGATCGACGCACCGGCCTGGGGGAGTGGAAGTTCGCGGATTTTTATCGGGCAATGAAGCTCGGTATTGGCAAAGAAGGCCAGCATCTCTATCCGGCTTTCCCCTACACCAACTACGCCAAGCTCAACGATGCCGACATCGGCTCTCTGTACCTATTTCTTCAAAGTAGAGAGCCTGTACATGCTCCGGCACGGCCCAATGAGCTGGACTTTCCCTTCAGCCAGCGGCAAATGCTGGCGGGGTGGAAATGGCTGTATCACGATGATAGCGCCTTCACCCCGGAGTCCAGCAAATCTGCCGTGTGGAATCGCGGTGCGTATTTGGTGGAGGGCCCAGGGCACTGTGGCGCCTGCCACACCCCCCGCAATGCCTTGGGCGCAGAGCAGACCGAGCTGGCGTTTAGCGGTGGCATACAAATGGCCAAGACCAAACTCGGTCAGTACCGGCGCTGGTCTGCCGTCAACCTTACCAGTGACGGAAGCGGGCTAGCCAGCTGGTCAGTTAAGGATATCGTGGACTATCTCAAAACCGGGAAGTCTGACAAATCCATCGTCCATGGTCCGATGCGGGAAGTGGTGATGCACTCAACACGCTACCTGACTGAAAGTGACCTGCGTGCCATGGCCATTTATTTAAAAGATCTGCCTGCCCGCAGACTGGGTAGTGGCCCTAAAGCGACAGAGCAACAGTTGCAAAGCGGCGAGCTGGTGTACACCGTTCACTGTGGCTCCTGCCACTTGCCAACCGGCCTTGGGGCAGAAGGGCTCGGTGTGACCTTGCACCAAAACCCCATCATCCAGGCCGCCGATCCGTCATCCCTGATCAACGTCATCCTGTATGGGCCCCACCTTCCCGGGCCACCGTTTTCAGTGGATCGAAGCCCCATGAAAATGTTCGGCAAGCGTCTGTCGGATGAGGATATTGCGGCGGTGGCAAGTTACCTTCGCGCTAACTTCAACAACGACGCTGGCGCCGTGACTAGCGAACAGGTGAATGTCCAGCGATGA
- a CDS encoding DUF1592 domain-containing protein yields MNRHISIIATLIAVALMITGCDKIPTAVDHRAEPDPVGGPPLLRRLTESQYRATIADIFGQEVPIAARFGRALRSEGLIAIGTGHAGVSPYSMEQYDVAANGIAEFITAEQRRAQYLPCAPEPSSDFDMACATDIITHFGSRLFRRPLSNTQVSRYVSQAKLGAEKLGDFYHGLHFALVGLLTAPEFIFRIERVDRAQGELAELDAYSKASRLSYFLTNSTPDPELMHAAESGELDTQAGLEKHVDRLLSSAKFNQALRAFFADMLEFELFDDVAKDAAIYPAYNSTVAMDAQEQTLRTVLYHLVEKHGDYRELFTLKETFLTRALGIVYRLPVPTRNGWEKTHFPDDSERAGIQSHISFLSLHSHPGRSSPTLRGMAVREVFLCQEVPDPPPDVDFSAIDDPDGNPMPTARDRLWAHNSQPACAGCHKIMDPPGLALENFDGIGTWRKTENEAVIDASGTLDGFDFSNPVEFGAALAKHPETPRCLTEKLYRFAVGRDTVWEERAYMDYLIDQFAQHNYRVPDLMRTIALSDNFFAISQPQPSLPLAHREGVK; encoded by the coding sequence ATGAACAGGCACATCTCAATCATCGCGACGCTAATCGCAGTCGCGTTGATGATCACAGGCTGCGATAAAATTCCCACTGCAGTCGACCACCGGGCGGAACCCGACCCCGTCGGCGGGCCGCCGCTGTTACGGAGGCTCACCGAATCCCAATATCGCGCCACCATCGCCGATATCTTCGGCCAGGAGGTCCCCATTGCGGCTCGCTTTGGCCGGGCTCTGCGCAGCGAGGGGCTGATCGCGATAGGCACTGGCCATGCCGGCGTGTCCCCCTACAGCATGGAGCAATATGACGTAGCAGCAAACGGTATCGCTGAATTCATAACCGCCGAACAGCGACGCGCTCAGTACCTTCCCTGCGCCCCTGAACCCAGCTCCGACTTTGATATGGCCTGTGCCACAGACATTATCACCCACTTTGGCTCAAGGCTGTTCAGGCGACCTCTGAGCAACACACAAGTCTCTCGCTATGTCAGCCAGGCGAAGCTCGGCGCAGAAAAGCTTGGGGATTTCTACCATGGACTTCACTTTGCCTTGGTGGGGTTACTGACTGCCCCAGAGTTTATTTTCCGCATCGAGCGTGTTGACCGCGCGCAGGGCGAGCTTGCCGAATTAGACGCCTACTCCAAAGCCTCGCGACTGAGCTACTTTCTTACCAATTCAACGCCGGACCCCGAACTGATGCATGCCGCCGAGTCCGGTGAACTAGACACTCAAGCTGGACTGGAAAAACATGTTGATCGACTGCTTTCATCGGCGAAGTTCAATCAGGCTTTGCGCGCCTTTTTTGCAGACATGCTGGAATTTGAGCTATTCGATGACGTTGCCAAGGATGCGGCAATTTACCCCGCCTATAATTCCACTGTTGCCATGGATGCCCAGGAGCAAACACTGCGAACCGTGCTGTATCACCTGGTAGAGAAGCATGGGGATTACCGGGAACTGTTTACCCTCAAGGAAACCTTCCTGACCCGTGCACTCGGTATTGTCTACCGCCTGCCAGTGCCAACTCGCAATGGCTGGGAAAAAACCCACTTTCCCGACGACAGTGAGCGCGCCGGTATTCAAAGCCATATTTCATTTCTCAGTCTGCACTCTCATCCGGGCCGCTCGTCCCCAACACTGAGGGGCATGGCAGTACGGGAGGTCTTCTTGTGTCAGGAGGTACCCGACCCTCCCCCCGACGTCGACTTCAGCGCGATAGATGATCCCGACGGCAACCCAATGCCCACCGCCAGAGATCGACTGTGGGCGCACAATAGCCAGCCTGCGTGTGCGGGTTGCCATAAAATCATGGATCCGCCAGGTCTAGCATTGGAAAACTTTGACGGTATTGGCACTTGGCGCAAGACAGAAAACGAGGCTGTGATAGATGCCAGCGGTACACTGGATGGCTTCGACTTCAGTAATCCTGTGGAATTTGGCGCGGCGCTGGCCAAGCACCCGGAAACACCACGCTGCCTCACTGAAAAACTGTATCGCTTTGCCGTCGGTCGGGACACGGTGTGGGAGGAGCGAGCCTACATGGACTACCTCATCGACCAGTTTGCCCAGCACAACTATCGCGTTCCGGATCTAATGCGCACTATTGCGCTCAGCGACAATTTTTTTGCTATAAGCCAGCCGCAGCCCTCGCTGCCCCTCGCCCATCGGGAAGGAGTCAAATAA
- a CDS encoding DUF1552 domain-containing protein, with product MSFLIKNSKSANNSTNTAISRRGFLRGTLKGAAVGMALPLLDCFLNDSGRVFAATGQRIPLRFGTWIWGCGHIPELWVPSQTGRDYVMPTHLAPIAPYRDKIALLSGFDVKLDGVPNKPHVTGCFGLRTGIPVPNREVKAPTFDVLIADAIADTRFRSIEMCTSAKQASYSYRDAGSPNPSETSPLALYQRLFGEGFRNPNDAVFTPDPGYMVHKSVLSAVQEERRALLQVVGAEDRHRLDEYFTSVRELEQKMALQLQPPAPVENFTMPTPPSAFTVDAEIDNVMENHRIMSQLLARALQCNQTKVFNMLFSDTASNLRRPGVTSTHHTLTHEEPVDPELGHQREVAWFAKRSMEAWRDFLDALDGIPEGDGTLLDNCLVLAHSDCSIAKSHAVEGIPAMIAGNAGGRIKTGFHLAGKADPITRIGLTVQQAMGLPVAKWGGLSMETDRTITELMA from the coding sequence ATGAGTTTTCTGATTAAAAACTCCAAATCTGCCAACAACTCCACCAACACTGCAATCTCACGAAGGGGCTTCCTTCGGGGCACACTAAAAGGTGCCGCTGTGGGGATGGCATTACCGCTGCTGGACTGCTTTCTCAACGACTCTGGCCGCGTATTCGCCGCAACGGGCCAGCGCATTCCGCTGCGTTTCGGCACCTGGATTTGGGGCTGCGGTCATATCCCCGAGCTATGGGTACCCTCGCAAACGGGCCGGGATTACGTAATGCCTACACACTTGGCGCCGATTGCTCCGTACCGAGATAAAATTGCGTTATTGAGTGGATTTGATGTCAAGCTGGACGGCGTGCCCAACAAGCCCCATGTCACCGGTTGCTTCGGCCTTCGTACCGGCATACCCGTCCCCAACCGTGAGGTTAAAGCCCCCACCTTTGATGTACTGATCGCTGATGCCATCGCCGACACCCGTTTTCGCTCCATTGAGATGTGCACTTCGGCAAAGCAGGCCTCCTATTCCTACCGGGATGCAGGTTCGCCCAATCCCAGTGAAACATCGCCACTGGCGCTTTATCAGCGCTTGTTTGGCGAGGGCTTTCGGAATCCCAACGATGCTGTTTTTACTCCAGACCCAGGCTATATGGTACACAAGAGCGTACTGTCAGCAGTGCAGGAAGAACGCCGGGCCCTGCTCCAGGTTGTGGGCGCGGAGGACCGCCACAGACTGGATGAGTATTTCACTTCAGTTAGGGAGCTTGAACAAAAAATGGCCCTGCAGTTACAGCCCCCGGCCCCGGTTGAGAACTTTACCATGCCAACTCCCCCCTCCGCTTTCACTGTGGATGCTGAAATCGACAATGTAATGGAAAACCACCGGATTATGTCGCAACTGCTGGCAAGAGCCCTTCAGTGCAACCAAACCAAAGTATTCAATATGTTGTTTTCTGATACTGCCTCTAATTTACGACGTCCAGGGGTAACCTCTACCCACCACACGCTCACCCACGAAGAGCCCGTTGACCCCGAGCTGGGGCACCAACGGGAAGTCGCCTGGTTTGCAAAGCGCAGTATGGAGGCCTGGCGAGACTTCCTGGACGCCCTGGACGGCATTCCCGAGGGTGACGGCACTCTACTGGATAACTGCCTGGTTCTCGCCCACTCCGATTGTTCTATCGCAAAATCTCATGCCGTGGAGGGGATTCCCGCCATGATAGCGGGTAACGCCGGCGGTCGAATTAAAACGGGCTTTCATCTGGCAGGCAAAGCCGACCCCATCACACGAATTGGTCTTACCGTCCAACAGGCGATGGGGCTGCCCGTTGCCAAGTGGGGTGGCTTATCCATGGAGACGGACAGAACCATTACCGAACTCATGGCGTGA
- a CDS encoding response regulator transcription factor codes for MRILLTEDDAMLGESVKSALTAEGYAVDWLTNGNLILPALTDSSHDLAILDVRLPGQSGIEALKSIREADIHIPVLLLTACDAIDDKVKGLDAGADDYLTKPFEMDELSARIRSLLRRAGSKTPKLTADALEVDPASHTVSYEGQAITDLTAKEFAVLEALLRNRGRFLTKSRLLECSNSWGEEVESNTVEVYISRLRKRFGKDKIETMRGVGYRFK; via the coding sequence ATGCGAATCTTGCTGACGGAAGATGACGCAATGCTGGGTGAATCAGTCAAATCCGCATTAACTGCGGAGGGATATGCAGTGGATTGGTTGACCAACGGCAATCTGATACTCCCGGCATTGACGGACAGCAGTCATGACCTGGCCATCCTCGATGTTCGCCTTCCCGGACAGTCAGGCATCGAGGCACTAAAATCGATCCGAGAAGCAGACATCCATATCCCGGTTTTACTGCTAACGGCCTGCGATGCCATAGATGACAAGGTGAAAGGGCTCGATGCCGGTGCCGATGACTACCTTACCAAGCCCTTCGAGATGGATGAACTCTCGGCCCGCATTCGCTCCCTACTTCGTCGCGCCGGCAGTAAAACCCCAAAACTCACAGCGGATGCCCTGGAGGTCGACCCGGCCAGCCACACAGTAAGCTATGAAGGCCAGGCTATTACCGACTTAACCGCAAAAGAATTCGCTGTACTTGAAGCACTGCTGCGCAACCGAGGGCGTTTCCTCACCAAATCCCGTTTACTGGAGTGCAGCAACAGCTGGGGCGAAGAGGTCGAATCCAATACTGTGGAGGTCTATATCTCCCGACTCCGAAAGCGATTCGGTAAAGATAAAATTGAGACGATGCGCGGCGTGGGTTACAGGTTTAAGTGA
- a CDS encoding ATP-binding protein, protein MRTSLRRRLLIIVISLILLVWVVAVALTAVHSRSIVLNQIDERLRRFADMAEHTLSAVTANPDVERYFQSRTPRSDSGAHVRVSSLASDDKNQSINIWFSESRIVLGENTVLLPFPDSEGLETLKLEQLGTQADWRVIYRKVPNSTVWLGIGVNLTHARNSGAATTWQAVLPLLIVTPLTSLLLVLGIRRGLKPLDTLAANISARKPQALAPLNISDVPIELDPVVNALNDLLARLDRALASERRFTSNAAHELQTPLSAIKAEVQRCIRQEKNPDTLAMLKGIETRVRRSTETVQQLLTLARLDPEQEFPRVDIDLYELLIDVIAESAGIAHDRSLDLDINVPPGVTINGHPDWVRVLIRNLMTNAFKYADTHTTVAINTEAEDTSLKLSISNSCQPLAPDIIQRLGERFFRPEGQRSNGVGLGLSIAYRIAELHGANLELGSGNEGEGFSVCIIWPLGVKTSA, encoded by the coding sequence ATGCGCACGTCATTACGCCGCCGCCTTCTAATTATTGTTATCAGTCTGATACTTCTGGTGTGGGTGGTAGCCGTCGCTCTGACCGCTGTTCATTCCCGAAGCATTGTGCTTAATCAAATTGATGAGCGTCTTAGACGCTTTGCAGACATGGCGGAGCACACCTTGTCAGCGGTTACCGCCAACCCTGATGTAGAGCGCTATTTTCAGTCCCGAACACCGCGCTCAGATTCCGGCGCCCATGTCCGGGTTTCCAGTTTGGCGTCGGATGATAAAAACCAAAGCATTAACATTTGGTTTAGCGAGAGCCGAATCGTACTGGGAGAAAACACTGTCCTTCTTCCTTTCCCCGATTCTGAGGGGCTGGAGACATTAAAGCTGGAACAGCTGGGTACCCAGGCGGACTGGCGTGTCATTTACCGCAAGGTGCCCAATTCCACTGTATGGCTGGGTATTGGCGTAAACCTGACCCACGCTCGAAACAGCGGCGCTGCGACCACCTGGCAAGCGGTACTCCCCCTACTCATCGTTACCCCTCTAACGTCGCTGCTGCTAGTCCTTGGCATTCGCCGCGGCCTCAAACCTTTGGATACTCTCGCCGCAAACATATCGGCGAGAAAGCCCCAAGCGTTGGCGCCCTTAAACATCAGTGACGTTCCCATAGAGCTGGACCCTGTTGTAAACGCCCTGAATGATCTGCTGGCGCGACTTGATCGCGCCCTGGCCAGCGAGCGGCGCTTTACTTCAAACGCGGCCCATGAACTGCAAACCCCCTTATCCGCTATTAAAGCTGAAGTACAGCGTTGTATTCGACAGGAAAAGAACCCCGATACCCTGGCAATGCTCAAGGGCATAGAAACTCGGGTTAGGCGTTCCACAGAAACAGTACAACAGCTTCTTACGCTGGCCAGGCTTGACCCCGAGCAGGAATTCCCTCGCGTAGACATCGACCTCTACGAACTTCTCATAGACGTCATCGCCGAAAGCGCCGGCATTGCCCACGACCGTAGCCTGGATCTGGATATAAATGTGCCTCCGGGGGTAACCATAAACGGTCATCCAGATTGGGTTCGGGTTTTAATCCGCAATTTAATGACCAACGCCTTTAAATACGCCGACACCCACACAACTGTCGCTATTAACACGGAGGCAGAAGACACCTCCCTTAAGCTGAGTATTAGCAACAGTTGCCAACCCTTAGCCCCCGATATCATCCAGCGTCTCGGTGAGCGCTTTTTTCGCCCAGAAGGCCAACGCAGTAATGGCGTTGGCCTGGGCCTTTCCATCGCCTACCGGATAGCCGAATTGCACGGCGCAAATCTCGAGCTTGGCTCGGGTAACGAGGGTGAAGGGTTTAGCGTGTGCATCATCTGGCCTTTGGGCGTTAAGACCAGTGCCTGA
- a CDS encoding PKD domain-containing protein, with product MDPVFSEPYIDIDVWRSTPVKHRYIHGGFKGTDTRFSYYFPPASQYQGRFFQHVTPIPDSENLATNIPPGEYNKIGFAADSGAYFVETNGGGQLDLTAQNSSATDSTIGAYRANAAAAAYSRVVAQAIYRTDHRPYGYLYGGSGGGYRTIGAMENTENVWDGAVPYVIGSTMAIPNMFSVRMHAMRVLRKKFPQIVAALEPGGSGNPYEGLSDSESAALREVTKMGFPPESWFGYKDMGIHGFAALYNGIKMADPSYFDDFWTKPGYLGHDDPHSFDGDRVQFSTTVSRAISRGEASKLGLASVAPEAEKRGGVDNAFKNKDEENDIIGFLLDDAPPEVYFLGGDLHIHSGSAAGHRLTLSEIEGRAVILGIADASIAQQIQPGDEITVDNSDFLASQTYHRHQVPEQGFPVWDQFRDESGQPIYPQRPMILGPLFVEATSGSKMTGKYDGKMIVVASLWDREAMPWQADWYRQQVAKHSGANTVDKFRLYYTEHALHGDEPELEDPSRVVSYQGMLQQALRDLAAWVEDGVAPPESTKYEVIDGQIIVPQQARQRMGLQPVVHLSINGGKKIELEAGDTVTFEGTVSVPPGAGTIVRIEWDFLGNGNYQTDTAISMGQSNVSFKKSRTFEHPGSYFVSVRATSKRSAESKAPYSLISNLDRAKVIVKE from the coding sequence ATGGATCCTGTATTTTCTGAACCCTATATCGATATCGATGTATGGCGCAGTACACCGGTTAAGCACCGCTATATTCACGGTGGCTTTAAAGGCACCGACACACGCTTCTCCTACTACTTTCCCCCTGCTTCGCAATATCAGGGCCGCTTTTTCCAGCATGTGACACCCATACCGGACAGCGAAAATCTGGCCACCAACATACCGCCAGGTGAATACAACAAAATTGGTTTTGCTGCCGACAGTGGCGCCTACTTCGTCGAAACCAACGGCGGCGGCCAGTTAGACCTGACCGCTCAAAATTCGTCAGCTACAGACTCCACTATAGGTGCCTACCGTGCCAATGCCGCCGCTGCGGCTTACTCCCGAGTTGTGGCCCAAGCAATATATCGCACTGACCATCGTCCCTATGGTTACCTCTACGGCGGGTCCGGAGGCGGATACCGCACCATAGGCGCCATGGAGAATACTGAAAATGTCTGGGATGGCGCAGTTCCCTATGTCATTGGCTCGACAATGGCAATTCCAAATATGTTTTCGGTGCGAATGCACGCAATGCGTGTACTGAGGAAAAAATTTCCGCAAATCGTAGCGGCCCTAGAGCCCGGCGGTAGCGGCAATCCCTACGAGGGACTCTCTGACAGTGAAAGCGCAGCCCTTCGGGAAGTCACCAAAATGGGCTTTCCCCCTGAGTCGTGGTTCGGTTACAAGGATATGGGCATTCACGGATTCGCCGCCCTTTACAATGGCATCAAAATGGCCGACCCGAGCTATTTTGATGACTTCTGGACCAAACCGGGATATCTGGGACACGATGATCCCCACTCCTTCGATGGCGACCGGGTTCAGTTCTCCACTACAGTGTCTCGCGCAATTAGCAGGGGCGAGGCGTCTAAGCTAGGACTAGCTTCCGTTGCTCCGGAGGCAGAAAAACGCGGTGGGGTCGACAATGCCTTTAAGAATAAAGATGAAGAAAACGATATTATCGGCTTTCTTTTGGACGATGCGCCCCCAGAGGTCTATTTTTTGGGGGGAGATCTGCATATTCACAGCGGCTCAGCAGCCGGACATCGGCTGACGCTATCCGAGATTGAGGGCCGAGCGGTCATTTTGGGCATTGCGGATGCCAGCATTGCCCAGCAGATCCAACCGGGTGACGAAATTACCGTCGACAACTCCGATTTCTTAGCGTCGCAGACCTATCACCGCCACCAAGTACCTGAGCAAGGCTTCCCTGTGTGGGACCAGTTTCGAGACGAATCTGGACAGCCCATCTATCCTCAACGCCCCATGATACTGGGGCCTCTCTTTGTAGAAGCCACCTCAGGGTCCAAAATGACCGGGAAATACGACGGGAAGATGATTGTTGTTGCTTCCTTGTGGGATCGAGAGGCCATGCCGTGGCAGGCCGACTGGTATCGCCAGCAAGTCGCTAAACATTCAGGCGCTAATACAGTCGACAAATTCAGACTCTACTATACTGAGCACGCCCTCCATGGCGACGAGCCCGAATTAGAGGACCCATCCCGGGTCGTCTCATACCAGGGGATGCTTCAACAGGCACTTCGGGACCTCGCCGCATGGGTTGAAGATGGTGTAGCACCGCCGGAAAGTACGAAGTACGAGGTCATTGATGGCCAAATCATTGTTCCTCAACAAGCACGGCAACGAATGGGGCTGCAGCCAGTAGTCCACCTATCAATAAACGGCGGGAAAAAGATAGAGCTTGAAGCTGGTGACACCGTGACCTTTGAGGGCACCGTCTCTGTTCCACCAGGTGCTGGCACCATTGTGAGGATAGAGTGGGACTTCCTCGGCAATGGTAACTACCAAACCGATACAGCTATTTCGATGGGGCAGTCTAATGTGAGCTTTAAAAAAAGCCGAACATTTGAGCATCCGGGGAGCTACTTTGTGTCTGTTCGGGCCACGTCAAAGAGAAGTGCAGAAAGTAAAGCGCCCTATTCCCTTATCAGCAACCTCGACAGGGCTAAAGTCATTGTAAAAGAATAA